From Pulveribacter suum, a single genomic window includes:
- a CDS encoding TerC family protein, which yields MDLDFLTHTPFWIALGQIIIIDILLGGDNAVVIALACRKLPPAQRTKGIIWGTVGAIALRVVLIIFAMQLLNLPALKVVGALLLVWIGVKLIAPEEDGHDNIQGSDKLLAAIKTIIVADLVMSVDNVIAIAGAAQSSGAHQTLLVVLGLLISVPIIVWGSQLVIRLMERFPLVIVAGGMLLGWIAGGMLATDPLFVNHQEWLWAPKWGTADGVGHAQLPRAIYWSAHLAGALLVLALGKAVAARRARTPASPPQG from the coding sequence ATGGACTTGGACTTTCTCACCCACACCCCGTTCTGGATCGCGCTCGGCCAGATCATCATCATCGACATCCTGCTGGGCGGCGACAACGCGGTCGTGATCGCGCTGGCCTGCCGCAAGCTGCCGCCCGCGCAACGCACCAAGGGCATCATCTGGGGCACGGTGGGCGCCATTGCGCTGCGCGTGGTGCTCATCATCTTCGCCATGCAGCTGCTGAACCTGCCGGCGCTGAAAGTGGTGGGCGCGCTCTTGCTGGTGTGGATCGGCGTGAAGCTGATCGCCCCCGAAGAAGACGGGCACGACAACATCCAGGGCAGCGACAAGCTGCTGGCGGCCATCAAGACCATCATCGTGGCCGACCTGGTCATGAGCGTGGACAACGTCATCGCCATCGCCGGCGCGGCGCAAAGCTCGGGCGCGCACCAGACGCTGCTGGTGGTGCTGGGCCTGCTGATCTCGGTGCCCATCATCGTCTGGGGCTCGCAGCTGGTCATCCGGCTGATGGAGCGCTTTCCGCTGGTCATCGTCGCTGGCGGCATGCTGCTGGGCTGGATCGCCGGCGGCATGCTCGCCACCGACCCGCTGTTCGTCAACCACCAGGAATGGCTGTGGGCGCCCAAGTGGGGCACGGCCGACGGCGTGGGCCACGCGCAGCTGCCGCGCGCCATCTACTGGTCGGCGCACCTGGCCGGCGCGCTGCTGGTGCTGGCCCTGGGCAAGGCGGTGGCGGCCCGCCGCGCCCGCACCCCGGCAAGCCCCCCGCAGGGCTGA
- the moaC gene encoding cyclic pyranopterin monophosphate synthase MoaC → MTDPSPASPLTHFDAQGQAHMVDVGAKAATHRVAIATGRIHMQPATLALIESGSAKKGDVLGVARIAAIMAAKKTSDLIPLCHPLALTRVAVEFELLRGASSVQCTATVETVGPTGVEMEALTAVQVALLTIYDMCKAADKRMVMEGVRVLEKHGGKSGSWVG, encoded by the coding sequence ATGACCGACCCGTCCCCCGCATCGCCCCTGACCCACTTCGACGCCCAGGGCCAGGCCCACATGGTGGATGTGGGCGCCAAGGCTGCCACGCACCGCGTGGCCATTGCCACGGGCCGCATCCACATGCAGCCGGCCACGCTGGCGCTGATCGAGTCGGGCAGCGCCAAGAAGGGGGACGTGCTGGGCGTGGCGCGCATCGCCGCCATCATGGCTGCCAAGAAGACCAGCGACCTGATCCCCCTGTGCCACCCCCTGGCCCTGACGCGGGTGGCCGTGGAGTTCGAGCTGCTGCGGGGTGCGAGCAGCGTGCAGTGCACCGCCACGGTGGAAACCGTGGGCCCCACCGGCGTGGAGATGGAAGCGCTGACGGCGGTGCAGGTCGCCCTGCTGACCATCTACGACATGTGCAAGGCGGCGGACAAGCGCATGGTGATGGAAGGCGTGCGCGTGCTGGAAAAGCACGGGGGCAAGTCGGGCAGCTGGGTGGGCTGA
- a CDS encoding M48 family metalloprotease, producing the protein MVPDFKQKRPLAQAGRALAASLLIATGAALAPAPAAHAALPTLGDGLELTAAAERQLGDRIIRELYRDPDYLDDAVLHEYVMGIFEPLRAAARARGELGVDIDERFAWQVLLGRDRTVNAFALPGGYFGLHLGLIGVTATQAELASVLAHELSHVTQRHISRLIAQQGRQTPLMIGALILGALAASKSPDAAQALMMGGQALAVQNQLNFSRDMEREADRIGYGLMQPAGFAPQGFVGMFDKLQQANRINDNGSWPYLRSHPLTTQRIADMQSRIAHDAPHLAPASLEHALMAARARVLMRPGQDAWRQWLAGPQDAGFAARPARERATAWYAAALSAVQLSDWQAARRAVAGLQGAVPGDAPAARQARLLGAEVELAAGAPAAALAQLDEVPAAGAVARPELVLRTQALLRTGDAAAMTGPLQTRVATHPQDAAAWQLLAQVWRQQGQGLRAIRAEAEAQVAQRDYAAAVDRFKAGQDLARKSAGAADYIEASIIDTRLRAVESLLREQAAER; encoded by the coding sequence ATGGTGCCGGACTTCAAGCAAAAAAGGCCTCTAGCCCAAGCGGGTCGCGCGCTGGCAGCTTCTCTTTTGATAGCAACCGGCGCTGCTCTGGCGCCTGCCCCCGCGGCCCACGCGGCACTGCCCACGCTGGGCGACGGGCTGGAGCTGACGGCGGCGGCCGAGCGCCAGCTGGGCGACCGCATCATCCGCGAGCTCTACCGCGACCCGGACTACCTGGACGACGCGGTGCTGCACGAATATGTGATGGGCATCTTCGAGCCGCTGCGCGCCGCCGCCCGCGCGCGTGGCGAGCTGGGCGTCGACATCGACGAGCGCTTTGCCTGGCAGGTGCTGCTGGGCCGCGACCGCACGGTCAACGCCTTCGCGCTGCCCGGGGGCTACTTCGGCCTGCACCTGGGGCTGATCGGCGTGACGGCCACCCAGGCCGAGCTGGCCTCGGTGCTGGCCCACGAGCTCAGCCACGTCACGCAGCGCCACATCTCGCGGCTGATCGCCCAGCAGGGCCGGCAGACGCCCCTGATGATCGGCGCGCTGATCCTGGGCGCCCTCGCTGCCAGCAAGAGCCCCGACGCCGCCCAGGCGCTGATGATGGGGGGGCAGGCCCTGGCGGTGCAAAACCAGCTCAACTTCTCGCGCGACATGGAGCGCGAGGCCGACCGCATCGGCTACGGCCTGATGCAGCCCGCCGGCTTTGCGCCGCAGGGCTTCGTGGGCATGTTCGACAAGCTGCAGCAGGCCAACCGCATCAACGACAACGGCAGCTGGCCCTACCTGCGCAGCCACCCGCTGACCACGCAGCGCATCGCCGACATGCAAAGCCGCATCGCCCACGACGCGCCGCACCTTGCCCCGGCCTCGCTGGAGCATGCGCTGATGGCCGCGCGGGCGCGGGTGCTGATGCGCCCCGGACAGGACGCCTGGCGCCAATGGCTGGCTGGGCCGCAGGACGCCGGCTTTGCCGCCCGGCCCGCGCGCGAACGGGCCACCGCCTGGTATGCCGCCGCCTTGAGCGCCGTGCAGCTGTCGGACTGGCAGGCCGCGCGCCGCGCCGTGGCCGGCCTGCAGGGTGCGGTACCGGGCGACGCCCCCGCCGCGCGCCAGGCGCGCCTGCTGGGCGCCGAAGTGGAACTGGCCGCCGGCGCCCCCGCGGCCGCCCTGGCCCAGCTGGACGAAGTGCCCGCCGCCGGCGCCGTGGCCCGGCCGGAGCTGGTGCTGCGCACCCAGGCGCTGCTGCGCACGGGCGACGCCGCCGCCATGACCGGCCCGCTGCAGACCCGCGTGGCCACCCACCCGCAGGACGCCGCTGCCTGGCAGCTGCTGGCTCAGGTGTGGCGCCAGCAGGGCCAGGGCCTGCGCGCCATCCGCGCCGAGGCCGAGGCCCAGGTCGCCCAGCGCGACTACGCCGCCGCGGTGGACCGCTTCAAAGCCGGCCAGGACCTGGCGCGCAAGAGCGCCGGCGCGGCCGACTACATCGAGGCGTCGATCATCGACACGCGGCTGCGCGCCGTGGAGTCACTTCTTCGCGAACAGGCCGCCGAGCGCTGA
- a CDS encoding putative signal transducing protein, with translation MLRLTQAPNIAIATLWRDLLCEAGLPASVQRQHLGAAAGHLPPGECLPELWLQHPEHAERARALLRELERLPQRQWFCPGCSEQVEGGFEQCWNCGQMMPT, from the coding sequence ATGCTGCGCTTGACCCAGGCCCCCAACATTGCGATTGCCACGCTGTGGCGCGACCTGCTGTGCGAGGCCGGCCTGCCCGCCAGCGTGCAGCGCCAGCACCTGGGCGCCGCGGCCGGCCACCTGCCGCCGGGCGAATGCCTGCCCGAGCTGTGGCTGCAACACCCCGAGCACGCCGAACGCGCCCGCGCCCTGCTGCGCGAGCTCGAGCGCCTGCCCCAGCGCCAGTGGTTCTGCCCGGGCTGCAGCGAGCAGGTGGAAGGCGGCTTTGAGCAGTGCTGGAACTGCGGTCAGATGATGCCCACCTGA
- the purB gene encoding adenylosuccinate lyase has translation MTSPLSPITALSPLDGRYAAKLSSLRPLMSEHGYMRRRVQVEVTWFIALSDAGFDEFKPLTPGARAYLQGLVKHFSEADSQAIKDIEKKTNHDVKAVEYWIKSRFEARPELERAAEFVHFACTSEDINNTSHALQLRDGRRDVLLPGLDALVDKLRAMAHQFAAVPMLSRTHGQTASPTTVGKELANVVARLQGARECIAGVKLLAKMNGAVGNYNAHLSAWPAFDWEAFARRVVEAPEPEGLGLTFQPYSIQIEPHDYMAELFDAVARANTILIDLSRDIWGYVSLGYFKQKLKDGEIGSSTMPHKVNPIDFENAEGNLGLANALLRHLSEKLPISRWQRDLTDSTVLRNIGVALGYAVLAYQSLMTGLNKLELNESQLAADLEGSWEVLAEPIQTVMRRHGVAGAYEKLKEVTRGQRVTREALHALIDSLDIPQEDRQRLLALTPGSYTGKAEELARRV, from the coding sequence ATGACGAGCCCGCTGTCCCCCATCACCGCCCTGTCGCCGCTTGACGGCCGCTACGCCGCCAAGCTGTCCAGCCTGCGCCCCCTCATGAGCGAGCATGGCTACATGCGCCGGCGCGTGCAGGTGGAGGTGACCTGGTTCATCGCCCTGTCCGACGCGGGTTTTGATGAATTCAAGCCGCTGACCCCTGGCGCGCGCGCCTACCTACAGGGCCTGGTCAAGCACTTCAGCGAGGCCGACTCGCAGGCCATCAAGGACATCGAGAAGAAGACCAACCACGACGTGAAGGCCGTGGAGTACTGGATCAAGTCCCGTTTCGAGGCCCGCCCCGAGCTGGAGCGCGCCGCCGAGTTCGTGCACTTTGCCTGCACCAGCGAGGACATCAACAACACCAGCCACGCGCTGCAGCTGCGCGACGGGCGGCGCGATGTGCTGCTGCCCGGCCTGGACGCCCTGGTGGACAAGCTGCGCGCCATGGCGCACCAGTTTGCCGCCGTGCCCATGCTCAGCCGCACGCACGGCCAGACGGCCAGCCCCACCACCGTGGGCAAGGAGCTGGCCAACGTGGTCGCCCGCCTGCAGGGCGCGCGCGAATGCATCGCCGGCGTGAAGCTGCTGGCCAAGATGAACGGCGCCGTGGGCAACTACAACGCCCACCTGTCGGCCTGGCCGGCGTTCGACTGGGAGGCGTTCGCGCGCCGCGTGGTCGAGGCGCCCGAGCCCGAGGGCCTGGGCCTCACTTTCCAGCCGTACTCCATCCAGATCGAGCCGCACGACTACATGGCCGAGCTGTTTGACGCCGTGGCGCGCGCCAACACCATCCTGATCGACCTGTCGCGCGACATCTGGGGCTACGTGAGCCTGGGCTACTTCAAGCAAAAGCTCAAGGACGGCGAGATCGGCTCGTCCACCATGCCGCACAAGGTCAACCCGATCGACTTCGAGAACGCCGAAGGCAACCTGGGCCTGGCCAACGCGCTGTTGCGCCACCTGTCGGAAAAGCTCCCCATCAGCCGCTGGCAGCGCGACCTGACGGACTCCACCGTGCTGCGCAACATCGGCGTGGCGCTGGGCTACGCCGTGCTGGCCTACCAGTCGCTGATGACCGGCCTGAACAAGCTGGAGCTCAACGAATCGCAGCTGGCCGCAGACCTGGAGGGCAGCTGGGAAGTGCTGGCCGAGCCCATCCAGACGGTGATGCGCCGCCACGGCGTTGCCGGTGCCTACGAAAAGCTCAAGGAAGTCACCCGCGGCCAGCGCGTGACGCGCGAGGCCCTGCACGCGCTGATCGACAGCCTGGACATTCCGCAAGAAGACCGCCAGCGCCTGCTGGCCCTCACCCCCGGCAGCTACACCGGCAAGGCCGAGGAGCTGGCGCGCCGCGTCTGA
- a CDS encoding DUF3717 domain-containing protein, whose translation MTDTAPPALHITDIEAAINFWRERAPAGAGARLAPELEALAEVYGRMVWAGVQQLPETALPPSAMAAWLAWYDTTPDTPCIAICSTSQGDEWCKGCGRSFFEVQHWLAFTPVHKRAVWQRITQRGTALRFTRYAERAAEGRTG comes from the coding sequence ATGACCGATACCGCGCCCCCCGCCCTGCACATCACCGACATCGAAGCCGCCATCAACTTCTGGCGCGAGCGCGCCCCGGCGGGCGCCGGTGCGCGCCTGGCGCCCGAGCTGGAGGCGCTGGCCGAGGTCTATGGCCGCATGGTCTGGGCGGGCGTGCAGCAGCTGCCCGAGACCGCCCTGCCCCCGTCCGCCATGGCCGCGTGGCTCGCCTGGTATGACACCACGCCGGACACGCCCTGCATCGCCATCTGCTCGACCAGCCAGGGCGACGAATGGTGCAAGGGCTGCGGGCGCAGCTTCTTCGAGGTGCAGCACTGGCTGGCCTTCACGCCGGTGCACAAGCGCGCCGTGTGGCAGCGCATCACGCAGCGCGGCACGGCGCTGCGCTTTACGCGCTATGCCGAGCGTGCGGCAGAGGGCCGCACGGGCTGA
- a CDS encoding YaeQ family protein, with amino-acid sequence MALKSTIFKANLAIADIDHGYYADHNLTLARHPSETDERMMVRLAAMALQAHELQDTCRGDGQLAFGAGLSDPEDPDVSLTDFTGRKRLWIEVGQPEDKPLAKACSKSDAVIVYPFAHSADVWWKGIQTKLTRLDRLQVWRIPAEQAQALAQLAERSMQLQATVQDGALTLSSTGGSVVVEPLRWK; translated from the coding sequence GTGGCCCTCAAGTCCACCATCTTCAAGGCGAACCTCGCGATCGCCGACATCGACCACGGCTACTACGCCGACCACAACCTGACCCTGGCGCGCCACCCCAGCGAGACCGACGAACGCATGATGGTGCGGCTTGCCGCCATGGCGCTGCAGGCGCACGAGCTGCAGGACACCTGCCGCGGCGACGGCCAGCTGGCCTTTGGCGCCGGCCTGTCCGACCCGGAGGACCCGGACGTGTCGCTGACCGACTTCACCGGCCGAAAGCGCCTGTGGATCGAGGTGGGCCAGCCCGAGGACAAGCCCCTGGCCAAGGCCTGCTCCAAGTCGGATGCGGTGATCGTCTATCCCTTCGCCCACTCGGCCGACGTGTGGTGGAAGGGCATCCAGACCAAGCTGACGCGGCTGGACCGGCTGCAGGTCTGGCGCATCCCCGCCGAGCAGGCCCAGGCGCTGGCGCAGCTGGCCGAGCGCAGCATGCAGCTGCAGGCCACGGTGCAGGACGGCGCGCTCACCCTGAGCAGCACGGGCGGCAGCGTGGTGGTCGAGCCGCTGCGCTGGAAATAG
- a CDS encoding phage holin family protein, whose translation MKLLFKWLLSAAALLCVAYLYSGVQVSSFGAAMVAAFVIGLLNVVLRPILVILTLPATILTLGLFLFVINALMFWAASGLLSGFHVAGFGAALLGSLLYSLIGLVIESALGGLFAKK comes from the coding sequence ATGAAACTGCTCTTCAAATGGTTGCTGAGCGCTGCGGCGCTGCTGTGCGTGGCCTACCTGTACAGCGGCGTGCAGGTGAGCAGCTTCGGCGCCGCCATGGTCGCGGCCTTCGTCATCGGCCTGCTGAACGTGGTGCTGCGGCCCATCCTGGTCATCCTGACGCTGCCGGCCACCATCCTCACCCTGGGCCTGTTCCTGTTCGTTATCAACGCGCTGATGTTCTGGGCGGCTTCGGGGCTGCTCAGCGGCTTTCACGTGGCGGGCTTTGGCGCGGCGCTGCTGGGCTCGCTGCTGTACTCGCTGATCGGGCTGGTGATCGAGTCAGCGCTCGGCGGCCTGTTCGCGAAGAAGTGA
- a CDS encoding single-stranded DNA-binding protein has product MMDALIAGKLHARPEQRTGANGKPFATARLRAAAGDGEGDLLFVNCIAFDHAAMDALLALDAGDALSVAGSITPKVWTDRDGNTRPALDLVVTRVLTAYQVDRKRRAAPQADEAPPDC; this is encoded by the coding sequence ATGATGGACGCCCTCATCGCAGGCAAGCTGCACGCCCGCCCCGAGCAGCGCACGGGCGCCAACGGCAAGCCCTTTGCCACCGCGCGCCTGCGCGCAGCAGCGGGCGACGGCGAGGGCGACTTGCTGTTCGTCAACTGCATCGCCTTCGACCACGCCGCCATGGACGCGCTGCTGGCGCTGGATGCGGGCGATGCGCTATCGGTTGCCGGCAGCATCACGCCCAAGGTGTGGACCGACCGGGACGGCAATACCCGCCCGGCGCTGGACCTCGTAGTCACCCGGGTGCTGACGGCCTACCAGGTGGATCGCAAGCGCCGCGCCGCGCCGCAGGCGGACGAGGCGCCGCCGGACTGCTGA